Proteins encoded by one window of Winogradskyella sp. PG-2:
- a CDS encoding DUF3810 domain-containing protein — MFKNKKLGLVIFFGIQILLISILKNYPELVEQFYSNGLYVFLSKLMRYVFGWIPFSIGDLLYTLAGIYLIRWLILSRKRLVKDTINWFLDIGATLSITYFTFHILWAFNYYRQPLYKSLNIEAEYTTEQLVNFTERLIEKSNALHTKLESNDTLKIIIPYSKSEIFDNIQNGYEKLSKTYPHLNYQPKSIKKSLYSIPLTYMGFSGYLNPFTNEAQVDGLIPVYKFPTTACHEAAHQLGYAAENEANFIGSLAAIYNDDDYFKYSGYTFALRYCLAELSRRDSETYKTIIPSINKGIIKNYQEVKAFWMAYENPLEPIFEKTFDSFLKVNNQSDGMKSYSYVVALLVNYYEDKAL, encoded by the coding sequence ATGTTCAAAAACAAAAAATTAGGTTTAGTCATTTTTTTTGGAATTCAAATTCTATTGATTTCTATACTTAAAAACTACCCTGAACTTGTAGAACAATTCTATAGTAATGGACTGTACGTTTTCTTATCCAAACTAATGCGATATGTTTTTGGATGGATTCCTTTTTCTATTGGCGATCTACTCTACACTTTAGCAGGTATTTACTTAATAAGGTGGTTGATTTTAAGTAGAAAAAGACTAGTTAAAGACACCATTAACTGGTTTCTAGACATTGGAGCAACATTATCTATTACTTATTTTACATTTCATATCCTTTGGGCATTTAATTATTATAGACAACCTTTATACAAATCATTAAATATTGAAGCAGAATATACAACTGAACAATTAGTTAATTTTACAGAAAGACTAATTGAAAAGTCAAATGCACTTCACACAAAATTAGAATCCAATGACACTTTAAAAATAATAATTCCTTATAGTAAATCTGAGATATTCGATAATATTCAAAATGGTTACGAAAAACTTTCTAAGACTTATCCGCATCTTAATTACCAACCAAAAAGCATTAAAAAATCTCTCTATAGTATTCCTTTAACTTATATGGGCTTTTCGGGTTATCTTAATCCTTTTACGAATGAAGCGCAAGTTGACGGCTTAATTCCTGTTTATAAATTTCCTACAACTGCATGTCATGAAGCTGCGCATCAATTAGGTTATGCTGCTGAGAACGAAGCAAATTTTATTGGTAGTCTAGCAGCAATTTATAATGATGATGATTATTTTAAATATTCAGGTTATACGTTTGCTTTAAGATATTGTTTGGCAGAATTATCTAGACGAGATTCTGAAACCTACAAAACTATTATTCCGTCAATTAATAAAGGGATTATAAAAAATTATCAAGAAGTTAAAGCCTTTTGGATGGCTTATGAAAATCCTTTAGAGCCTATTTTCGAAAAAACATTTGATAGTTTCCTAAAAGTAAACAATCAATCTGATGGCATGAAAAGTTATAGTTACGTAGTAGCATTGCTTGTAAATTATTATGAGGACAAAGCACTTTAA
- a CDS encoding amidohydrolase family protein, which translates to MLKIYLRLLIFMCSFSLFAQDYFPSNSGVIANNSNYTAFTNATIHVSPTEVIENGTLLIKEGKVISVGKSVNIPKNTTTLDLTGKTIYPSFIDMYTTFGVKKPKRGGNGPSYGASRSGFYWNDHIMPEQDVMASFKYDAKTATEMHKLGFGVVNTHMPDGIVRGTGALIALNNNADNSMRVVDGETTQHFSFSKSVTSNQRYPSSIMGSMALLRQMYNDASWYSGGNIDTKDLSLEALNGNKNLLQVFDAGSRANLMRADKVGDAFNIQYTILGGGDEYERINEVKSTNATIILPLDFQLAYNVNNAFLASTLSLSDMRSWNQEPHNPRLLAENGIRFALTTHGLKSKKSFKSNLMKAIESGLSKQKALEALTTIPASLLGKSNVLGTLKTGSYANFLITSGDIFEKKTKLYENWVQGTPHVISNMNVKDVDGDYNFKLAGKDYKLSISGSTSKPNGKLVSEDKNLGTKLSYANDWVSFTFKTADSIKKEFIRVVANSASGNSLNGKAIMPSGSELSFYASKAQKEEAKKDGNKKKREAKSKDTYMSPITYPNLAYGFKEKPKSETLLFKNATVWTNEKDGVLENTDVLIKNGKISKIGKNLSDGSAKTIDATGKHITAGIIDEHSHIAAASINEGGHNSSAEVTIEDVLDDEDIDIYRNLAGGVTSIQILHGSANPIGGRSAIIKLKWGESADDLVYDNSPKFIKFALGENVKQSRARTNSRFPQSRMGVEQVFVDYFSRAKAYDQLKKSGKPYRKDAEMEVIAEILNKERFISCHSYVQSEINMLMKVADKFDFNINTFTHILEGYKVADKMKDHGVGGSTFSDWWAYKYEVNDAIPFNAAIMHNAGVTVAINSDDAEMSRRLNQEAAKSVKYGGVSEEDALKFVTLNPAKLLHLDNRVGSLKVGKDADVVLWTDHPLSIYAKAEKTIIEGVTYFDLARDKAMREAIKKEKSELANLMLQDKNKGLKTQPVKKKEKVLLHCDSMDNEESIHNHH; encoded by the coding sequence ATGTTAAAAATATATTTACGACTGCTCATTTTTATGTGCAGTTTTTCGTTATTTGCTCAAGATTACTTTCCTAGTAATTCTGGAGTAATAGCGAATAATTCTAATTACACTGCATTTACAAATGCTACGATCCATGTTTCACCAACAGAAGTTATAGAGAACGGAACCCTCTTAATTAAAGAAGGTAAAGTTATAAGTGTTGGTAAATCGGTAAATATTCCTAAGAACACAACAACTTTAGATCTTACTGGTAAAACTATTTACCCATCATTTATTGATATGTACACCACATTTGGTGTAAAAAAACCTAAACGAGGTGGTAATGGTCCAAGTTATGGAGCTAGCCGCAGTGGTTTTTATTGGAATGACCACATTATGCCAGAACAAGATGTGATGGCAAGTTTTAAGTACGATGCTAAAACGGCTACTGAAATGCATAAACTAGGTTTTGGTGTTGTGAACACGCATATGCCAGATGGTATTGTTCGTGGTACAGGTGCATTAATTGCGCTAAACAACAATGCTGACAACTCAATGCGTGTTGTAGATGGAGAAACTACACAACATTTCTCCTTTAGTAAAAGTGTTACCTCTAATCAAAGATATCCTTCTTCTATTATGGGAAGCATGGCGTTACTACGCCAAATGTATAATGATGCTAGCTGGTATTCAGGTGGCAATATTGATACTAAAGATTTATCACTAGAAGCCTTAAATGGCAATAAAAACTTATTACAGGTATTTGATGCTGGTAGCAGAGCAAACTTAATGCGCGCAGATAAAGTTGGTGATGCCTTTAATATTCAATATACTATCCTTGGTGGTGGAGACGAATATGAACGTATTAATGAAGTAAAAAGTACAAACGCAACTATCATTTTACCTTTAGATTTTCAATTGGCATATAATGTTAATAATGCTTTTTTAGCTTCAACATTGTCTTTAAGTGATATGCGCTCTTGGAATCAAGAACCTCATAACCCAAGGTTATTGGCTGAGAACGGAATTAGATTTGCTTTAACTACTCATGGTTTAAAATCTAAGAAATCATTTAAGTCTAACTTAATGAAAGCTATCGAAAGTGGACTTTCTAAACAAAAAGCTTTAGAGGCTTTAACGACTATACCTGCTAGTTTATTAGGCAAATCTAATGTATTAGGCACCTTAAAAACTGGTAGTTATGCCAACTTCTTAATTACTTCTGGAGATATATTCGAAAAGAAAACAAAATTATATGAAAACTGGGTTCAAGGCACTCCACATGTAATTTCTAATATGAATGTAAAAGATGTTGATGGTGACTATAATTTTAAATTAGCCGGAAAGGATTACAAACTTTCAATCTCAGGTAGCACTAGTAAACCAAATGGAAAGCTTGTAAGTGAAGATAAAAATTTAGGTACAAAGTTAAGCTATGCAAATGATTGGGTAAGTTTCACTTTTAAAACTGCAGACAGTATTAAAAAAGAGTTTATTAGAGTTGTAGCAAATTCAGCTAGCGGAAATAGTCTAAATGGTAAAGCCATTATGCCTAGTGGCAGTGAATTATCATTCTATGCAAGTAAAGCGCAAAAGGAGGAAGCTAAAAAAGATGGTAATAAAAAGAAGCGTGAAGCTAAGTCTAAAGACACTTATATGAGCCCTATTACCTATCCAAATTTGGCATATGGTTTTAAGGAAAAACCAAAATCTGAAACTTTATTATTCAAAAATGCTACGGTTTGGACAAATGAAAAAGATGGTGTTTTAGAAAATACAGATGTATTAATTAAAAATGGTAAAATTTCTAAAATAGGTAAAAACTTATCAGATGGAAGTGCAAAAACCATCGATGCTACAGGTAAGCATATTACTGCTGGCATTATTGATGAGCACTCACATATTGCCGCAGCATCGATTAATGAAGGCGGTCATAATTCTTCTGCAGAAGTTACTATAGAAGATGTTTTAGATGATGAGGATATTGATATCTATCGCAATTTAGCTGGTGGAGTTACTTCAATTCAAATATTACATGGTTCTGCTAATCCAATTGGTGGTCGCTCAGCTATTATAAAATTAAAATGGGGAGAAAGTGCTGATGATTTAGTTTATGACAACTCCCCAAAGTTTATCAAATTTGCTTTAGGTGAAAATGTAAAACAATCTAGAGCTAGAACTAATTCACGTTTCCCACAATCAAGAATGGGTGTTGAACAAGTCTTCGTTGATTATTTTAGTAGAGCAAAAGCATATGACCAACTTAAAAAAAGTGGAAAGCCCTATAGAAAAGATGCTGAAATGGAAGTTATAGCTGAAATTTTGAATAAAGAACGTTTTATTTCATGCCACTCTTATGTTCAAAGTGAAATTAACATGCTAATGAAAGTTGCAGATAAATTCGACTTTAATATTAATACGTTTACACATATTCTAGAAGGCTACAAAGTAGCAGACAAAATGAAAGATCATGGTGTAGGCGGATCTACATTTAGTGATTGGTGGGCTTATAAATATGAAGTAAATGATGCCATCCCATTCAATGCAGCTATTATGCACAATGCAGGAGTTACGGTTGCTATAAATAGTGATGATGCAGAAATGTCTCGTCGTCTTAATCAGGAAGCTGCTAAATCCGTAAAGTATGGTGGAGTAAGTGAAGAGGATGCTTTAAAATTTGTGACATTGAATCCTGCAAAACTATTGCACTTAGATAATCGTGTTGGTAGTTTAAAGGTTGGTAAAGATGCTGATGTTGTATTGTGGACAGACCATCCTTTATCAATATATGCTAAAGCAGAAAAAACTATTATTGAAGGAGTCACTTATTTTGATTTAGCACGAGATAAAGCAATGCGAGAAGCTATTAAGAAGGAAAAAAGTGAATTGGCAAATTTAATGCTTCAAGATAAAAATAAAGGCTTAAAGACACAGCCAGTAAAAAAGAAAGAGAAAGTATTGTTGCATTGTGACTCTATGGATAACGAAGAATCAATACACAACCACCATTAA